Proteins encoded together in one Ipomoea triloba cultivar NCNSP0323 chromosome 4, ASM357664v1 window:
- the LOC116016767 gene encoding receptor protein kinase CLAVATA1-like: MLHPHHHALMLFIILLFSFLNYSQSLTTHGDDERGILLSLKQQYWGNPSSLEQWNSTSSPCDWPYISCNFNRSVTGISLSRMNIRGSFSASTIICQLNNLNSINFSSNSLWGTIPANLSSCSKLETLDLSTNYLTGKIAGELFSLKMLRSLNLQHNMFSGEISTPMVAYSLESLDLSYNLLNGSIPKDIGNFYNLSYLNLSMNSLSGPIPATLLQLHQLSYLSLASNNLTGEIPARLFDLLSLSSIDLSHNHLSGSIPRGFGELQQLQNIDVSYNKFSGDICETVSHMWDARLTLRICKNHFSGRIPYELVKLKFVERCFDDVNLCSDQQLFSEQIDMELPICPSQRFSDYTIPLHINCTSSNELSKSEKTQPLKPNHTMIVTCVVIAAAAVLIIGIVILLLAFRHAGERRKQNDGEEWSIVPFQRLEFNKWEILGGLTDENLIGNGGSGKVYRVITKKGQRVAVKSIRHEQKQGHGLMEKQFLAEVKILGRIWHNNIVKLLCCIRGKTTKLVVYEYMDKQCLHKWLHGKKKGLTTQVLHWETRLKFAIGAAQGLCYMHHDCSPPIVHRDIKSSNILVDSNFNVKIADFGLAKMLASEGDPETASAVVGTFGYIDPEYGSTRKVDAKSDIYSFGVVLLELTTGREAVTGNEDMNLAQWAHKHQREGNSAADALDEEIKDPRYMEAMITVFKSGLACTLSSSSSRPSMKDISQILQRCSENNHMSSES; this comes from the exons ATGCTGCATCCTCATCATCATGCCTTGATGTTGTTCATCATCCTCCTTTTCTCCTTCCTAAATTATTCACAATCTTTAACCACTCATGGTGATGATGAAAGGGGAATTTTACTTAGCCTAAAACAACAGTATTGGGGAAATCCATCTTCACTTGAGCAGTGGAACTCCACTTCCTCCCCATGTGACTGGCCTTATATTTCATGCAACTTCAATCGAAGTGTCACTGGGATATCTCTCTCCCGAATGAACATCCGAGGATCATTCTCGGCCTCAACTATTATATGTCAGCTCAACAACCTTAATTCAATCAATTTCAGTTCCAATAGTCTCTGGGGAACTATACCAGCTAACCTCTCCAGCTGCTCAAAGCTTGAAACCTTGGATCTATCCACAAATTATTTGACAGGAAAAATAGCAGGTGAGttgttttctttgaaaatgCTGCGCAGTTTAAATCTTCAACACAACATGTTTTCCGGTGAGATATCGACACCCATGGTGGCTTATAGCTTGGAGTCTCTTGATCTTTCGTATAACCTATTGAATGGATCAATACCAAAAGATATAGGAAACTTTTACAACCTTAGCTACTTAAATTTGTCCATGAATTCTTTGAGTGGTCCAATACCTGCTACATTGTTGCAGTTGCATCAACTGTCTTATCTTTCACTTGCCTCTAACAATTTGACTGGTGAAATTCCTGCTAGATTATTTGACTTACTTAGTCTGAGTAGCATAGATCTTTCTCATAATCATCTGAGTGGAAGTATTCCAAGAGGCTTTGGAGAACTACAGCAATTGCAGAATATTGATGTATCATATAACAAATTTTCCGGAGACATATGCGAAACTGTTAGCCATATGTGGGATGCGAGACTAACCCTTAGGATCTGCAAGAACCACTTTTCTGGGAGAATACCTTATGAGCTAGTAAAGCTAAAATTTGTGGAAAGATGCTTTGATGATGTGAATTTATGTTCAGACCAACAGCTGTTTTCTGAACAAATTGATATGGAACTCCCAATATGCCCTTCCCAACGCTTTTCAGATTATACAATTCCACTGCACATAAACTGCACAAGTTCCAATGAGCTTAGTAAATCAGAGAAAACCCAACCTTTGAAACCAAATCATACGATGATTGTAACTTGTGTCGTGATTGCAGCGGCAGCAGTACTCATCATTGGGATAGTAATTCTGTTGCTTGCGTTCAGACATGCAGGGGAAAGGAGAAAGCAAAATGATGGAGAAGAATGGAGTATAGTTCCATTTCAAAGGTTGGAATTTAACAAATGGGAAATTTTGGGTGGTTTGACAGATGAAAATTTGATTGGAAATGGAGGGTCAGGAAAAGTATATAGAGTGATCACCAAGAAAGGCCAAAGAGTTGCTGTTAAAAGTATAAGGCATGAACAAAAGCAAGGGCATGGATTAATGGAGAAACAATTCCTAGCAGAGGTTAAGATCCTCGGGAGAATTTGGCACAACAACATAGTGAAATTGTTATGCTGCATCAGAGGAAAGACAACAAAGCTTGTTGTGTACGAATACATGGACAAACAGTGTCTTCATAAATGGTTGCATGGAAAGAAGAAAGGCTTAACTACACAAGTCTTGCACTGGGAGACAAGGCTAAAATTTGCCATTGGAGCTGCACAAGGCCTCTGCTATATGCATCACGATTGCAGTCCACCAATTGTTCATCGAGATATCAAGTCTAGTAACATATTGGTGGACTCTAACTTCAATGTCAAGATTGCAGACTTTGGACTGGCAAAGATGTTGGCGAGTGAAGGAGATCCAGAAACAGCATCTGCTGTTGTAGGAACCTTTGGTTACATTGACCCCg AATACGGCAGTACAAGAAAAGTGGATGCGAAGAGCGACATCTACAGCTTTGGCGTAGTACTCTTGGAATTGACAACTGGAAGAGAAGCCGTGACTGGAAATGAGGATATGAACCTGGCACAATGGGCACACAAACACCAAAGAGAAGGAAACTCAGCGGCAGATGCCCTCGACGAGGAGATCAAGGACCCACGTTATATGGAGGCAATGATCACCGTTTTCAAATCAGGCCTTGCGTGCACTTTGAGTTCCTCATCAAGCAGGCCGTCGATGAAAGATATTTCACAGATTCTTCAAAGATGCAGCGAAAACAATCATATGTCCTCAGAGAGCTAA
- the LOC116014848 gene encoding receptor protein kinase CLAVATA1-like produces MSAARLTLRICKNHFSGRIPYQLMDRKYKHRCFDEANLCSYVMDKRLPTCPSQLFSDYSVPQHCASNKPSKSKKIISVIIAVGLIVGLGILILVFRHEWEMRRENDGEEWSIISLQRLEFNKWDILGNLTDENLIGNGGSGKVYRVITKKGQSVAVKSIWHEPKQGQGLMEKQFLAEVKILGRIWHNNIVKLLCCIRGKTTKLLVYEYMDKQCVYKWLHGKKRGLTTQVLQWERRLKIAIGASQGLCYMHHSCNPPIIHRDIKSSNILVDSDFNAKIADFGLAKIMASEGDPETASAVVGTFGYIAPEYGSTRKVDAKSDIYSFGVVLLELTTGREAVTGNEDMNLAQWAHKHQREGKSAADVLDEEIKEPRYLEAMISVFKLGLACTLSSPSSRPSMKDISQILQRCSENNHMSAES; encoded by the exons ATGTCAGCTGCAAGACTAACCCTTAGGATTTGCAAGAACCACTTTTCTGGGAGAATACCTTATCAGCTAATGGACCGAAAATATAAACACAGATGCTTTGATGAAGcgaatttatgttcatatgtaATGGATAAAAGATTGCCAACATGCCCTTCACAACTGTTCTCTGATTATTCGGTTCCGCAACACTGCGCTTCCAATAAGCCAAGTAAATCAAAGAAAATCATTAGTGTCATCATTGCAGTGGGACTCATTGTTGGGTTAGGAATTCTGATACTGGTGTTCAGACATGAATGGGAAATGAGAAGGGAAAATGATGGAGAAGAATGGAGCATCATTTCACTTCAAAGGTTGGAATTCAATAAATGGGATATTTTGGGTAATCTGACAGATGAAAATTTGATTGGAAATGGAGGGTCAGGAAAAGTATATAGAGTGATCACCAAGAAAGGTCAGAGTGTTGCTGTTAAAAGTATATGGCATGAACCAAAGCAAGGGCAGGGATTAATGGAGAAACAGTTCCTAGCAGAGGTTAAGATCCTTGGGAGAATTTGGCACAACAACATAGTGAAATTGTTATGCTGCATCAGAGGAAAGACAACAAAGCTTCTTGTGTATGAATACATGGACAAACAATGTGTTTACAAATGGTTGCATGGAAAGAAGAGAGGCTTAACTACTCAAGTCTTGCAGTGGGAGAGAAGGCTAAAAATTGCCATTGGAGCTTCACAAGGGCTTTGCTATATGCATCACAGTTGCAATCCACCCATTATTCATAGAGATATCAAGTCTAGTAACATACTCGTTGACTCTGACTTCAATGCCAAGATTGCAGACTTTGGATTGGCAAAGATAATGGCGAGTGAAGGAGATCCAGAAACAGCATCTGCTGTTGTGGGAACCTTTGGTTACATTGCTCCCg AATATGGCAGTACAAGAAAAGTGGATGCGAAGAGCGACATCTACAGCTTCGGTGTAGTACTCTTGGAATTGACAACGGGAAGAGAAGCAGTGACTGGAAATGAGGATATGAACCTGGCACAATGGGCACACAAACACCAAAGAGAAGGAAAATCAGCTGCAGATGTCCTGGATGAGGAGATCAAGGAGCCACGCTATCTGGAGGCAATGATCAGTGTTTTCAAATTAGGCCTTGCGTGTACATTGAGCTCCCCATCAAGCAGACCGTCCATGAAAGATATTTCACAGATTCTTCAAAGATGCAGTGAAAACAATCATATGTCCGCAGAGAGCTGA
- the LOC116016766 gene encoding systemin receptor SR160-like, which yields MLSIDFGLVSSFLHNLENLESLVLKNTNLSGNIPELSFKVLSYLDLSDNNFSEIFPSFQDCSSLQHLDLSSNSFSGNIDASLSSCYNLSFLNLSNNMFEGGVAKLPSGSLQHLYLGGNDFQGELPVHIGDLCTTLVELDLSSNNFSGMVPETLGDCSTLELLDLSNNTFSGELPVETLLNLTSLKTLVLSFNNFVDGLSESLSSLVNIETLDLSYNNISGLIPSGICKHPKNSLKVLYLQNNLFTGPIPDSLSNCSQLESLDLSFNYLKGKIPSSLGSLLKLKDLMIWFNQLEGEIPLELRYLQSLESLILDFNQLSGSIPESLSNCTNLKWISLSDNLLSGAIPTSLGRLSDLTILELANNSLSGSIPGELGNCSSLLWLDLNTNFLNGSIPPALFKQSAKISLPHASQLFRYIWHDKVEQYHSVSIIIFNHNGSMFFLNLSYNKLGGSIPKELGSMHYLSILNLGHNDLSGPIPQELGGLQNVEDLDLSDNRLNGSIPQTLINLTSLSVIDLSNNQLSGMIPCSGKFATFLREWFANNSGLSYCPHPQYAPEPSPSLSSISKSSGSKQKKHYIIIGCGVIAGVLIWLVTQLLVIRFTRKGRMENDGEEWSMVSFQRLGFNKWDILGGLTDQNLVGNGGSGKVYRVITKKGKKVAVKSIRHEPKQGQGLMEKQFLAEVKILGGIWHNNIVKLLCCIRGKTTKLLVYEYMDKQCLHKWLHGKKRGLTTQVLQWETRLKIAIGAAQGLCYMHHNCNPPIVHRDIKSSNILVDSDFNAKIADFGLARMMASGGDPETASAVVGTFGYIAPGTFFLYLHHFNSK from the coding sequence ATGCTCAGCATAGATTTTGGCTTGGTTTCTTCTTTCTTGCACAATCTTGAAAACTTGGAGAGTCTTGTGTTGAAGAACACCAATCTCAGCGGAAATATTCCAGAATTGAGTTTCAAAGTTCTGTCATATTTGGACCTTTCTGACAACAATTTTTCTGAAATATTTCCTTCATTTCAAGACTGCTCTAGTTTACAACATCTTGATTTATCATCAAATAGCTTCAGTGGTAATATTGATGCCTCCCTTTCTTCATGCTACAACCTCAGTTTCCTCAATCTCTCCAACAATATGTTTGAAGGTGGTGTTGCAAAGCTGCCTAGTGGGAGTTTGCAGCATTTGTACCTAGGAGGAAATGATTTTCAGGGGGAGCTTCCAGTGCATATTGGAGATTTATGTACAACTCTTGTGGAATTGGACTTGTCTTCCAACAACTTTTCAGGTATGGTCCCTGAGACCCTTGGTGATTGCTCAACCTTGGAACTTCTAGATCTCTCCAACAATACATTTTCTGGTGAGTTGCCTGTTGAAACCCTACTAAATTTGACTAGCTTGAAGACATTGGTTTTATCATTCAATAATTTTGTGGATGGCTTGTCTGAGTCATTGTCTAGCTTGGTAAACATAGAGACCTTAGATTTGAGTTATAATAACATCTCTGGTTTGATACCCTCTGGGATTTGTAAACACCCTAAGAATAGCTTGAAAGTGTTGTACCTTCAGAATAATCTGTTTACTGGTCCAATACCTGACAGTCTAAGTAACTGTTCCCAATTGGAATCTCTTGATCTTAGCTTTAATTACCTTAAAGGGAAGATACCATCAAGCCTCGGGTCCTTGTTGAAGCTCAAGGATTTGATGATTTGGTTTAATCAGCTTGAGGGGGAAATCCCATTGGAGTTAAGGTACTTGCAGTCTTTGGAAAGTCTGATTCTTGATTTCAATCAGTTGTCAGGGTCAATCCCTGAAAGTCTGAGCAACTGTACTAATTTGAAATGGATTTCTTTGTCGGATAATTTGTTGAGTGGGGCTATACCAACTTCATTAGGGCGCTTGTCTGATCTAACCATTCTTGAGCTGGCAAACAACTCCCTCTCTGGGAGCATTCCTGGTGAATTGGGGAATTGCAGCAGCTTGTTATGGTTGGATCTCAACACCAATTTCTTGAATGGGTCTATTCCTCCTGCTCTGTTCAAACAATCTGCCAAGATTTCATTGCCACATGCCTCGCAGCTATTTCGGTATATTTGGCATGATAAAGTTGAGCAGTACCACAGtgtttcaataataatatttaaccACAACGGATCCATGTTTTTCCTCAACCTTTCATACAATAAGTTGGGAGGCAGTATTCCGAAGGAATTAGGTTCCATGCATTATCTCTCTATTCTGAATTTAGGGCATAATGATCTCTCTGGTCCAATACCTCAAGAACTTGGAGGCTTGCAGAACGTTGAAGATCTTGATCTATCAGACAACCGACTCAATGGCTCAATTCCACAAACTTTGATCAATCTCACATCTCTTTCGGTTATTGATCTGTCTAATAACCAACTTTCCGGAATGATACCTTGTTCAGGTAAATTTGCAACATTTTTAAGAGAATGGTTTGCGAATAATTCTGGCCTTTCTTATTGCCCTCATCCTCAGTATGCCCCAGAACCAAGTCCAAGTTTAAGTTCAATTTCTAAGTCAAGTGGATCAAAGCAGAAAAAGCATTACATCATTATAGGTTGTGGTGTAATTGCAGGGGTACTTATTTGGTTAGTAACTCAGTTACTCGTGATCAGATTTACAAGGAAAGGGAGAATGGAAAATGATGGAGAAGAATGGAGTATGGTTTCATTTCAAAGATTGGGATTCAACAAATGGGATATTTTGGGTGGTTTGACAGATCAAAATTTGGTTGGAAATGGAGGGTCAGGAAAAGTATATAGAGTGATAACAAAGAAAGGCAAAAAAGTTGCTGTTAAAAGTATAAGGCATGAACCAAAGCAAGGGCAGGGATTAATGGAGAAACAGTTCCTAGCAGAGGTTAAGATCCTTGGGGGAATTTGGCATAACAACATAGTCAAATTGTTATGTTGCATCAGAGGAAAGACAACAAAGCTTCTTGTGTACGAATACATGGACAAACAATGCCTCCATAAATGGTTGCATGGAAAGAAGAGAGGCTTAACTACTCAAGTCTTGCAGTGGGAGACAAGGCTAAAAATTGCTATTGGAGCTGCACAAGGCCTCTGCTATATGCATCACAATTGCAATCCACCCATTGTTCATCGAGATATCAAGTCTAGTAACATACTCGTCGACTCTGACTTCAATGCCAAGATTGCAGACTTTGGACTAGCAAGGATGATGGCGAGTGGAGGAGATCCAGAAACAGCATCTGCGGTTGTGGGAACCTTTGGTTACATTGCCCCaggtacattttttttatatcttcATCATTTCAATTCCAAATGA
- the LOC116014853 gene encoding systemin receptor SR160-like has translation MNLAQWAHKHQREGKSAADVLDEEIKEPRYLEAMITVFKLGLACTLSSPSSRPSMKDISQILQRCSVNNHIGSLASASKSQCAASLRYIYLAENSISEPVYDINSLGRRCYNLKALNLSSNSMDPPGREVAEGGATIRLRSLDLSYNNISGQNTFVMLSPSYFPDLELLSLKGNKLSGKIWELSFRNLLYLDLSANNFSEKFPSFQDCSSLQHLDLSSNNFSGNIVASLSSRSNLNLSNNKLSGELRVETGDDERGILLCLKQQYWGNPSSLEQWNSTSSPCDWPYISCNFNGSVTRIYLYDKGLKGSFPSKIICQLNSLSSIYLSTNYLWGTIPVGLSSCSMLEELDLSANNFTGKIPGELFYMKTLLTLRIGENMLSGEIPTPIAAYSLEYLDLSSNHLNGSIPDDMI, from the exons ATGAACCTGGCACAATGGGCACACAAACACCAAAGAGAAGGAAAATCAGCTGCAGATGTCCTGGATGAGGAGATCAAGGAGCCACGCTATCTGGAGGCAATGATCACTGTTTTCAAATTAGGCCTTGCGTGTACATTGAGCTCCCCATCAAGCAGACCGTCCATGAAAGATATTTCACAGATTCTTCAAAGATGCAGCGTAAACAATCATAT TGGCTCACTCGCTTCTGCCTCAAAATCCCAATGCGCTGCTTCTTTGAGGTACATATATCTAGCTGAAAACTCCATCTCAGAGCCTGTTTATGATATCAATAGCCTAGGTCGTCGGTGCTATAATCTCAAGGCCCTCAACCTTTCCAGCAACTCCATGGACCCTCCTGGGAGGGAGGTTGCTGAGGGTGGAGCAACCATTAGACTTCGAAGTCTTGATCTTTCTTACAACAATATTTCAGGGCAGAACACATTTGTTATGCTGTCCCCCAGTTATTTTCCTGATCTTGAGTTGTTGTCTCTGAAGGGTAATAAATTATCAGGAAAAATTTGGGAATTGAGTTTTAGGAATTTGTTATATTTGGACCTTTCTGCCAataatttttctgaaaaatttcCTTCATTTCAAGACTGCTCTAGTTTACAACATCTTGATTTATCATCCAACAACTTCAGTGGTAATATTGTTGCCTCCCTTTCTTCACGCTCCAACCTCAATCTTTCCAACAATAAACTCTCTGGTGAGTTACGTGTTGAAACC GGTGATGATGAAAGGGGAATTTTACTTTGCCTAAAACAACAATACTGGGGAAATCCATCTTCACTTGAGCAGTGGAACTCCACTTCCTCCCCATGTGACTGGCCTTATATTTCATGCAACTTCAATGGAAGTGTCACTAGGATATATCTCTACGACAAGGGCCTCAAAGGGTCATTCCCCTCAAAAATTATATGCCAACTTAACAGCCTTTCTTCAATCTATCTCAGCACTAATTATCTATGGGGAACTATACCAGTTGGCCTCTCCAGTTGCTCAATGCTTGAAGAGTTGGATCTAtctgcaaataatttcacaggAAAAATACCAGGTGAGTTATTTTACATGAAGACCCTTCTTACCTTACGTATTGGAGAGAACATGTTGTCTGGTGAGATACCGACACCCATAGCGGCTTACAGTTTGGAGTATCTTGATCTTTCAAGTAACCATTTGAATGGATCAATACCAGATGAT ATGATATAG
- the LOC116016991 gene encoding brassinosteroid LRR receptor kinase-like — MKAKKTIMFSFSVSICSQSICVFLLPFVLLIFFLPPSSPAPPNHNGLHRDSQLLLSFKATIFNQSPLQNWVSSKNPCSFTGITCKGSRVSSINLTDTMLSIDFGLVSTYLLSLENLENLVLKNTNLSGSLTFALKSQCSASLSYIDLAENSISGPVSDIYSLGLRCYNLKALNLSSNSMDPPGREVSAGGATIRLQSLDLSYNKISGQNIFGMVSPSDFPDLELLSLKGNKLSGKFWVLSFRNLSYLDLSANNFSENFPPFQDCSSLQHLDLSSNNFSGNIDASLSSCSNLSFLNLSNNKLSGELPVETLLNLTSLKTLVLSFNNFVGGLSKLFSSLVNLETLDLSSNNISGLIPSGICKDPKNRLKVLYLQNNMFTGPIPESLSNCTQLESLDLSLNYLKGKIPSSLGSLLKLKDLIIWLNQLEGEIPRELMYLQSLENLILDFNELSGSIPESLSNCTNLKWISLSDNLLSGAIPASLGRLSNLGILKLGNNSISGNIPAELGNCSSLSWLNLNTNFLNGSIPPALFKQSGKIATELHTGKQFGYFRNGGSEQCHGTGNLLEFSGITQDRLDRILARNPCNFTRVSKQIFDQYGSMIFLDLSYNKLGGSIPKELGSMHNLSVLNLGHNDLSGPIPQELGGLEYVGVIDLSHNQLNGSIPETLNNLSFLSGIDLSNNQLSGMIPCSGQLATFIGELFANNSGLSDCYHPHYGRESSSSSSSKPSRSKKKHYIIIPCAVIAGVLIGLVILLLVFRRGVEGREDNDEEEWSMISFQRLEFSKWEILAGLTDENLIGKGGSAKVYRVITRQGQSVAVKSIWDERKPDHGLEKQFLAEVKILGEIRHYSIVKLLCCIKGKNKRLLVYEYMDKQCLYKWLHGKKKGLTTQVLQWETRLKIAIGAAQGLCYMHHDCNPPIVHRDIKSSNILVDSEFNAKIADFGLAKILASQRDPETASAVVGTFGYIAPEYGNTRKVNVKSDIYSFGVVLLELATGKEAVTRDEDMNLAQWAHKHQRDGNSAVDVLDKEINDPRYLEAATTVFKLGLACTLSSPSSRPSMKDILQILQRCSENSHLLSHS, encoded by the exons ATGAAGGCAAAGAAGACTATAAtgttttctttctctgtttctATCTGCAGCCAGTCAATCTGTGTTTTTCTCCTTCCATTTGTGTTGCTCATCTTCTTTCTTCCGCCATCTTCACCAGCTCCTCCCAATCACAATGGGCTTCACAGGGACTCGCAGTTGCTATTATCCTTCAAAGCTACCATTTTTAACCAAAGCCCACTTCAAAACTGGGTATCCTCCAAAAATCCCTGTAGCTTCACTGGCATTACATGCAAAGGATCAAGGGTCTCTTCTATAAATCTCACAGACACTATGCTCAGCATAGATTTTGGCTTGGTTTCTACTTACTTGCTCAGTCTTGAAAACTTGGAGAATCTTGTGTTGAAGAACACCAATCTCAGTGGCTCTCTCACATTTGCCTTAAAATCCCAATGCTCTGCTTCTCTTAGCTACATAGATCTAGCTGAAAACTCTATCTCAGGGCCTGTTTCTGATATCTATAGCCTTGGTCTTCGGTGCTATAATCTCAAGGCCCTCAACCTTTCCAGCAACTCCATGGACCCTCCTGGGAGGGAGGTTTCTGCGGGTGGAGCAACCATTAGACTTCAAAGTCTTGATCTTTCTTACAACAAAATTTCAGGGCAGAACATATTTGGTATGGTGTCCCCCAGTGATTTTCCTGATCTTGAGTTGTTGTCTCTTAAGGGTAATAAATTATCAGGAAAATTTTGGGTATTGAGTTTTAGGAATTTGTCATATTTGGACCTTTCTGCCAATAATTTCTCTGAAAATTTCCCTCCATTTCAAGACTGCTCTAGTTTACAACATCTTGATTTATCATCCAACAACTTCAGTGGTAATATTGATGCCTCCCTTTCTTCATGCTCCAACCTCAGTTTCCTCAATCTGTCCAACAATAAACTCTCTGGTGAGTTGCCTGTTGAAACCCTACTAAATTTGACTAGCTTGAAGACATTGGTTTTATCattcaataattttgttggTGGCTTATCTAAGTTATTTTCTAGCTTGGTAAACTTAGAGACCTTAGATTTGAGTTCTAATAACATCTCTGGTTTGATACCCTCTGGGATTTGTAAAGACCCTAAGAATAGGTTGAAGGTGTTGTACCTTCAGAACAACATGTTCACTGGTCCAATACCTGAGAGTCTAAGTAACTGTACCCAATTGGAATCTCTTGATCTTAGCTTGAATTACCTTAAAGGGAAGATACCATCAAGCCTCGGGTCCTTGTTGAAGCTCAAGGATTTGATCATTTGGTTGAATCAGCTTGAAGGGGAAATCCCAAGGGAGCTAATGTACTTGCAGTCTTTGGAAAATCTGATTCTTGATTTCAATGAATTGTCAGGGTCAATCCCTGAAAGTCTGAGCAACTGTACTAATTTGAAATGGATTTCTTTGTCGGATAATTTGTTGAGTGGTGCTATACCAGCTTCATTAGGGCGCTTGTCTAATCTAGGCATTCTGAAGTTGGGAAACAACTCCATCTCTGGGAACATACCTGCTGAGTTGGGGAATTGCAGCAGCTTGTCATGGTTGAATCTGAACACCAATTTCTTGAATGGGTCTATTCCACCTGCTCTGTTCAAACAATCTGGCAAGATTGCAACTGAATTACATACCGGGAAGCAATTTGGGTATTTTCGAAATGGTGGAAGTGAGCAGTGCCACGGTACAGGAAATTTACTCGAATTTAGTGGGATTACACAGGATCGCCTGGACAGGATTTTAGCCAGGAACCCCTGCAATTTTACTAGagtttcaaaacaaatatttgacCAATACGGATCCATGATTTTTCTTGACCTTTCTTACAATAAGTTGGGAGGCAGTATTCCGAAGGAATTAGGTTCCATGCACAATCTCAGTGTTCTGAATTTAGGGCATAATGATCTCTCTGGTCCAATACCTCAAGAACTTGGAGGCTTGGAGTATGTTGGGGTTATTGATCTGTCACACAACCAACTCAATGGCTCAATTCCAGAAACTTTGAACAACCTCTCATTTCTTTCGGGTATTGATCTGTCTAACAACCAACTTTCTGGAATGATACCTTGTTCAGGTCAATTAGCAACATTTATTGGAGAACTGTTTGCGAATAATTCTGGCCTTTCTGATTGCTATCATCCTCATTATGGCCGAGaatcaagttcaagttcaagttctAAGCCTAGTAGATCAAAGAAAAAGCATTACATCATTATACCTTGTGCTGTAATTGCAGGAGTACTTATTGGGTTAGTAATTCTGTTACTTGTGTTCAGACGTGGAGTGGAAGGGAGAGAGGACAATGATGAAGAAGAATGGAGTATGATTTCATTTCAAAGGTTGGAATTCAGTAAATGGGAAATCTTGGCCGGTCTGACAGATGAAAATTTGATTGGAAAAGGAGGGTCAGCAAAAGTATATAGAGTGATCACAAGGCAAGGCCAAAGTGTTGCAGTTAAAAGTATATGGGATGAACGAAAGCCAGACCATGGGTTGGAGAAACAATTCCTAGCAGAGGTTAAGATCCTTGGGGAGATTAGGCACTACAGCATAGTGAAACTGTTATGCTGCATCAAAGGAAAGAACAAAAGGCTTCTTGTGTATGAATACATGGACAAACAATGTCTTTATAAATGGTTGCATGGAAAGAAGAAAGGCTTAACTACACAAGTCTTGCAGTGGGAGACAAGGCTAAAAATTGCCATTGGAGCTGCACAGGGGCTTTGCTATATGCATCATGATTGCAATCCACCCATTGTTCATCGAGATATCAAGTCCAGTAACATACTTGTGGACTCTGAATTCAATGCCAAGATTGCAGACTTTGGACTGGCTAAGATTTTAGCAAGTCAACGAGATCCAGAAACAGCATCTGCTGTTGTGGGAACCTTTGGTTACATTGCCCCTG AGTATGGCAACACAAGAAAAGTGAACGTGAAGAGCGACATTTATAGCTTTGGTGTAGTACTCTTGGAATTGGCAACTGGAAAAGAAGCGGTTACTAGGGATGAGGACATGAACCTAGCACAATGGGCACACAAACACCAAAGAGACGGAAATTCAGCTGTAGATGTCCTGGACAAGGAGATTAATGATCCACGTTATTTGGAGGCAGCAACCACCGTTTTCAAATTAGGCCTTGCGTGTACTTTGAGTTCACCTTCAAGTAGGCCATCCATGAAAGATATTTTGCAGATTCTTCAAAGATGTAGTGAGAATAGCCATTTGTTATCACACAGCTGA